The DNA window GTCGGCAAACTGCTGAAGAAGAATCGTGACGGCCCGAACTCCACGCAGCCAACCCTCTTCATGGGCGAGCTTTGCCAGTTCCGGAAACTGGACGGCCTGCGCCGCCAGCGTCCGCCGCAGCATGATCACCTCAGGTGTCGAAGCGTGCACCATCATGAGCCGGCTAAGATCGTGCAGCGTCGTCTCGACGCTCTTCGGATTGACCTTCGCGGCCTCCGCCGCCGCCGATAGTGGAGCGAGCCAGCGTTGAATCGTGGCTCGCAGGACGGCCGCGAACAGATCACGCTTGTCATGATAACGCGCATAGACGGTCGGCTTGCTCACGCCGGCGGTTTCCGCGACCGCATCGATCGACGTGCAATCAAAACCTCGCTCCATGAACAGCTTTGTTGCGACGTCGAGCAAGCGCGCGTCACGCCGCACAGCCTCCTCGCGCGTGGGACGGCCGCCGCCCCCCCGCCGGACAGGACGCTCCGCAACAATTCCTTCCTTCGCCATCCAAAGCCCCTTGTCAGCCTGCTGAAGTTGGATTATGTAAACGATACAGTATAGTTTTTAGAGGTCGGACTATCAACGATCTTCGTAACATAAGTCGTAAAGCGCCGGATAGCCGCGCCTGTTGACGACACGACGTTCAACCATCCACCGCTAGCGCTGGCGAACAACCCCGTCCCCCGAAACGGTCGCCGCGCGAGAGCCGCCGAGCAGCCCCCTCGGCGGCTCTCATGGCTGGTCAGGCACATGTCCGGAGGGCAATTTTTCCCTTGCGATGCGATCGTGCATAGTCAAAACGGTCATTGCACCCCACGCGAGTCCCACCATGTCACTTCATCTCTATCTCGCCTTTGTCGCCGCCTGCATCGCGCTGGCGCTGTTGCCGGGACCGATGGTCACGCTGGTGATCGCCAACGGCGTGAGGCGGTGGAGTTTCTCGGCTCGCGCGACATGGCGCACTGGATGACCGCTGCGATCGATGGAGGTTGAGGCGTCGCCTTCTTCCCTTCTCCCCTTGTGGGAGAAGTTGGCACGGACGTAGTCCGTGCCGGATGAGGGGTTACGGTCTATCGATAGATCGGAACCCCTCACCCGTCCGCGATGCTTCGCGTCGCGTCCACCCAAGAGCGAGCTTCGCTCGTCTCGACTCCAACAAGGGGAGAGGGGAAGAGGCGGCTTTTTCCGCATCATAGAATGGTGCATAAGCAACCAGCCATTCGATCCACCCGCGAGTCCCACCATGTCCCTTCATCTCTATCTCGCCTTCGTCGCCGCCTGCATCGCGCTGGCGCTGTTGCCGGGACCGATGGTCACGCTGGTGATCGCCAACGGCCTGCGCCATGGCACCCGCGCCGCGCTGACAAACATCGCCGGTGCGCAGCTCGGCCTCGCGATCGTGATCGGCATCGTGGCGATCGGGCTGACCTCGCTGATGGCGACCATGGGTTACTGGTTCGATTGGGTGCGGTTTGCCGGGGCGGCCTATCTGGTGTGGCTCGGCATCAAGCTCATTCGTTTCCCGGTCGAGGGCGTCAAGGCAGACGCGCCGCCGCCGCCGCCGCGCGGCGGGTTCTTCCTGCAGGGTCTGCTGGTGCTGCTGTCCAATCCCAAGGTGCTGGTGTTCTTCGGCGCGTTCATTCCGCAGTTCATGGACATGAGCAAAGACCACGTCTCGCAGGTGACGTTGCTGGGCGTCACCTTCATGGTCACGGCCGGAATCACCGATGCGCTTTACGCGCTGCTGGCCGGCCGCGCGCGGCTGTTCTTCTCGGCGCGGCGGACGCGGCTGTTGTCGCGCGTCTCCGGCGGCATCATGATCGGCGGCGGCGTCTGGCTAGCGCTGACGCGGGCGCGCTGAGCGGCCAGTGCTTGTGGCTCACCCCCCTCCCTAACCCTCCCCCACAAGGGGGGAGGGAATGAAGTTATCCATCCATCCGCTGGACAAAGTATCGGGCGTAGCAGTCACAAGCTAAAGCATCCGTTGCGCTCGCAATTCCGTTTCGATCTCCCCGAAAATCCGCGCCAGCCGGTCTGCCCATTGCCGCTGGCCGGCGGGATCGGCGATCAGGTCCTGGCGGATTTCGATTCCCGTGTTCATCAGCCCGCGGGCCTCGCCGTGAACCGGAATGGTGTAGTCGGTCTCGTCACTCACCGCATAAGGTTCGTTGTCGCCGACCACGAGATCGGGCTCGGCGCGCAACCACTTTAACAATAGCGGCGGCAGTCTGCTGTCGCGATGATAGAGCGTGCCGATATGCCAGGGCCTGGCAATGCCGGCGTAGACCGGCGTGAAGCTGTGCAGCGACACCAGCACGGTCGGGACGCCGTCGCACAGGCGGCGGTC is part of the Bradyrhizobium erythrophlei genome and encodes:
- a CDS encoding LysE family translocator, which encodes MSLHLYLAFVAACIALALLPGPMVTLVIANGLRHGTRAALTNIAGAQLGLAIVIGIVAIGLTSLMATMGYWFDWVRFAGAAYLVWLGIKLIRFPVEGVKADAPPPPPRGGFFLQGLLVLLSNPKVLVFFGAFIPQFMDMSKDHVSQVTLLGVTFMVTAGITDALYALLAGRARLFFSARRTRLLSRVSGGIMIGGGVWLALTRAR
- a CDS encoding TetR/AcrR family transcriptional regulator — protein: MAKEGIVAERPVRRGGGGRPTREEAVRRDARLLDVATKLFMERGFDCTSIDAVAETAGVSKPTVYARYHDKRDLFAAVLRATIQRWLAPLSAAAEAAKVNPKSVETTLHDLSRLMMVHASTPEVIMLRRTLAAQAVQFPELAKLAHEEGWLRGVRAVTILLQQFADRGQIKLEDPAIAADLFLSLVLGTSDRLHGIVTRPKMQEQRRQAAVKLFLNGVRPR